From one Arenicella chitinivorans genomic stretch:
- a CDS encoding RelA/SpoT family protein: MINGSPTISRRRFFSPSPEKAIRTLCKGKLAAYLSQDALDEIYQAFLFAEQAHRGQVRKSGEHYIHHPIEVADTLAELQMDSRTLIAALLHDVIEDTPATKSEIIKRFGEDVALLVDGVSKIGQIQFDTREQAEAENFRKMLMAMSEDVRVMIIKLADRLHNMRTLESMETTKQKRISKQTLEIYAPIAERLGLYHWARELQDLCFLYMYPKRHAAISKAIEQREGNRKLIVEKLQKSLHDTLENANLLDFSIKGRRKTVFSIYKKMIKKRRSFEELHDIYGFRIIVNSVDECYRVLGIVHNAYKPIPGRFADYVAIPKANGYQSLHTVVFGPLGDNIEVQIRTKEMDHIAEAGVAAHWIYKSDDSQSDNSNHLARQWLLDLLDPAHQTGNAVEFLEHLKTDLYPDEVYVFTPKGDIKKMPRGSTALDFAYAVHTDVGTHCTGARINRALASLPTLLNNGDSVEIITSKSSWPTTAWLNYAVTAKARTHIRNYLKQQTKEDALKLGKRLLAGATKQRLFGRRKIAAPVRQKLLEELGLENWSELLIDVGLGKRLPDMIARQIAQLSEGELEGKVLGQEALVIRGSEGLPVTYSRCCSPVPGDSIIGTFTAGHGLVVHTSDCPNIAELRKQPENCLMVEWDENLDRFFQAKLQVKLNHVTGAFAEVAMAIAENGSNINHVDLHDGSGEIRQMDFVVDVKDRVHLARIMKAIYRSGHVNKVTRHKG, encoded by the coding sequence ATGATTAACGGTTCTCCGACCATTTCCAGACGACGGTTCTTCTCGCCGTCTCCCGAGAAAGCCATTCGAACCCTTTGCAAGGGTAAGCTCGCCGCCTATTTGTCGCAGGATGCGCTGGACGAGATCTATCAGGCCTTTCTATTTGCCGAACAAGCGCATCGCGGACAGGTGCGCAAATCTGGCGAACACTATATCCACCATCCGATTGAAGTTGCAGATACGCTAGCCGAGTTGCAAATGGACTCGCGCACGCTGATTGCAGCGTTGCTGCACGACGTTATCGAGGACACGCCGGCAACCAAATCTGAGATCATCAAACGCTTCGGCGAAGACGTCGCCTTGTTGGTGGATGGCGTTAGTAAAATTGGACAGATTCAATTTGATACGCGAGAGCAGGCCGAAGCCGAAAACTTTCGGAAAATGCTCATGGCCATGTCAGAAGACGTGCGCGTCATGATCATCAAGTTGGCGGACCGATTACACAACATGCGAACGCTGGAGAGCATGGAGACCACCAAGCAAAAGCGCATCTCCAAACAAACGTTGGAAATTTATGCGCCGATCGCGGAACGCCTCGGTTTGTATCATTGGGCGCGCGAATTGCAGGATTTGTGTTTTCTCTACATGTATCCCAAGCGTCATGCGGCCATCAGCAAAGCAATTGAGCAACGGGAGGGGAATCGAAAGCTAATTGTTGAGAAGTTACAGAAATCGCTGCACGACACGTTGGAGAACGCCAACTTGCTGGATTTTTCGATCAAAGGTCGGCGCAAAACGGTGTTCAGCATCTATAAAAAGATGATCAAAAAGCGTCGTTCTTTTGAGGAGCTGCACGACATCTACGGTTTCCGAATTATTGTTAACTCAGTGGACGAGTGTTATCGCGTGCTGGGTATTGTGCACAATGCCTACAAGCCGATCCCCGGCCGCTTTGCAGATTATGTGGCGATTCCCAAAGCGAATGGGTATCAAAGTTTGCACACCGTCGTGTTTGGTCCATTGGGCGATAATATTGAGGTGCAAATTCGCACCAAGGAGATGGACCACATTGCCGAAGCCGGTGTGGCGGCGCATTGGATTTATAAGTCCGACGACAGCCAGTCTGATAACTCTAATCATCTGGCGCGGCAATGGTTGCTCGACCTCTTAGATCCGGCCCATCAGACTGGCAATGCAGTTGAGTTTCTCGAGCATCTGAAAACCGATTTGTACCCAGATGAGGTATACGTATTCACGCCCAAGGGTGACATTAAAAAAATGCCGCGTGGCTCGACCGCGTTGGATTTCGCGTATGCCGTGCATACTGACGTTGGGACGCACTGTACCGGCGCGCGTATCAACCGTGCTCTAGCATCGCTACCAACCTTATTAAACAACGGTGACAGCGTAGAAATTATCACGTCGAAGAGTTCTTGGCCAACGACCGCTTGGCTCAACTACGCGGTGACCGCCAAAGCACGTACGCACATCCGAAATTATCTGAAACAGCAAACCAAAGAGGACGCGCTCAAGCTCGGTAAGCGATTGTTGGCTGGTGCTACCAAGCAGCGCTTATTTGGGCGACGTAAAATTGCTGCGCCAGTGCGCCAAAAACTACTTGAGGAATTAGGGCTTGAGAATTGGTCTGAGTTGTTGATCGACGTGGGCCTTGGCAAGCGTTTACCGGATATGATCGCACGGCAAATTGCACAGCTGTCAGAGGGCGAACTTGAAGGCAAGGTTTTAGGACAAGAAGCCCTCGTAATTCGTGGTTCAGAAGGCTTACCGGTAACCTATTCACGTTGCTGTAGCCCAGTCCCCGGAGATTCAATTATTGGTACATTTACCGCCGGTCATGGTTTGGTGGTGCACACCTCCGATTGCCCGAATATTGCAGAGTTGCGTAAGCAGCCAGAGAACTGCTTAATGGTCGAATGGGATGAAAACCTTGATCGTTTCTTTCAAGCTAAGTTACAGGTCAAGCTCAACCACGTCACGGGTGCTTTTGCCGAAGTCGCGATGGCGATTGCCGAGAATGGTTCCAATATTAACCATGTTGACCTGCACGATGGCTCTGGTGAAATCCGGCAAATGGACTTTGTGGTGGATGTGAAAGACCGAGTTCATTTGGCTCGGATTATGAAAGCCATCTATCGGTCCGGGCACGTTAATAAAGTCACGCGTCATAAAGGTTAG
- a CDS encoding RidA family protein — MTKTIIQTEAAPAAIGAYSQAVKVDDTVYVSGQIPLDPVSMTLVGDEFMVQAHQVFKNLAAVADAAGGSLADAVKLTVYVTDLGNFQQLNEIMGEYCVEPYPARAAIQVSALPKGALVEIDAVLCLD; from the coding sequence ATGACGAAAACAATTATTCAGACCGAGGCCGCACCAGCGGCAATCGGAGCCTATTCGCAAGCTGTTAAGGTCGATGATACGGTGTATGTGTCGGGCCAAATACCGCTTGACCCTGTATCGATGACCCTGGTTGGGGATGAGTTTATGGTTCAGGCACATCAAGTATTTAAGAATCTGGCGGCCGTGGCCGATGCGGCCGGAGGCAGTCTGGCCGACGCAGTAAAGCTCACCGTCTATGTGACCGATCTTGGGAATTTCCAACAGCTTAACGAGATAATGGGCGAGTACTGCGTCGAACCCTATCCAGCGCGGGCCGCCATCCAAGTGTCAGCCTTGCCTAAAGGCGCATTGGTGGAGATCGATGCGGTACTGTGTTTGGATTAG
- the recG gene encoding ATP-dependent DNA helicase RecG — protein sequence MTLALSDPVASLKGVGPQMAAKLARVHVRTVQDVLFHLPLRYEDRTQVTDLGALLPSLSTVVIGEIELAQVVFGRRRSLVVRISDGTGSLTVRLFYFNRAQEKSFRRGLWVKCFGEVRPGPKGYEMVHPEYRISAERPQGGFDSTLTPVYPTTEGVSQLLWRKITDQVLQQGLQQVAELIDARCLPQSLRSAYQASTLQDALSALHRPQKGVDLMAMQQATSAAHQRLIVEELLAHHFSLRRSRALRAHESAPVMLPDKTLEGRFLANLGFTLTSAQQRVSAEVSTDLASDTPAMRLIQGDVGSGKTVVAALAMLQAVSAGVQAVMMAPTELLAEQHYANLRAWFEPLGISVGWLASKTPAREKRAVMQQLVSGELLLAVGTHALIQEAVEYRNLGLVVIDEQHRFGVEQRLALRTKTPADRVPHHIAMTATPIPRTLAMTIYADLDVSSIDELPPGRKPVETVVMPAASKRNDVIERVRQVCGEGRQVYWVCPLIEESDALEAQAATDTAEELSERLDGLRVGLVHGRLKPKEKETVMAQFRDAEVDVLVATTVIEVGVDVPRASLMVIENAERMGLAQLHQLRGRVGRGSEKSYCILLYQQPLSQHAKARLQTLRETNDGFVIAEKDLEIRGAGELLGTRQTGSISFKVADLLRDQALLPQIEGIADQMVAQAPQNIEPLIDRWVGAKEDYVNA from the coding sequence ATGACATTGGCGCTCTCTGACCCTGTCGCAAGCTTAAAAGGCGTTGGGCCGCAGATGGCCGCCAAGCTTGCGCGTGTGCATGTGCGTACCGTGCAGGATGTGTTGTTTCATCTACCGCTACGATATGAAGACCGCACGCAGGTGACCGACTTGGGCGCCTTGTTGCCCTCTTTGTCGACCGTGGTGATTGGCGAGATCGAGTTAGCGCAAGTGGTGTTCGGTCGACGCCGCAGCCTAGTGGTGCGTATTAGCGATGGCACCGGCAGCCTGACGGTTCGTTTGTTTTACTTCAATCGCGCGCAGGAAAAAAGCTTTCGGCGTGGTCTTTGGGTCAAATGTTTTGGTGAGGTGCGGCCAGGTCCTAAGGGTTACGAAATGGTGCATCCTGAGTATCGGATTTCGGCGGAGCGACCGCAAGGTGGTTTCGACAGTACCCTGACCCCGGTTTACCCGACCACGGAAGGCGTCAGCCAGTTATTGTGGCGCAAGATTACTGATCAAGTTCTACAGCAAGGGTTACAGCAGGTTGCTGAACTGATTGATGCGCGCTGTTTGCCGCAATCGTTACGGTCCGCTTATCAGGCCTCCACCTTGCAGGATGCGCTCAGCGCCTTGCATCGCCCGCAGAAGGGTGTGGACCTCATGGCCATGCAACAGGCGACGAGTGCGGCACATCAACGTTTGATTGTTGAGGAGTTATTAGCGCATCACTTTAGTTTGCGGCGTTCACGAGCGTTGCGCGCACACGAATCGGCACCGGTGATGCTGCCTGACAAAACGCTGGAAGGGCGTTTTTTAGCGAACCTCGGGTTCACACTTACGTCGGCACAACAGCGTGTCAGTGCGGAAGTATCAACAGACTTGGCGAGCGACACGCCGGCAATGCGGTTGATTCAAGGTGATGTCGGTTCGGGCAAAACTGTGGTGGCTGCGCTGGCAATGCTGCAAGCCGTCAGTGCGGGCGTGCAGGCCGTTATGATGGCGCCAACCGAGTTACTCGCGGAGCAGCACTACGCTAATTTGCGTGCTTGGTTTGAACCCCTAGGGATTTCGGTCGGCTGGTTGGCCAGTAAAACACCAGCACGCGAGAAGCGCGCGGTGATGCAGCAGCTAGTAAGTGGCGAACTATTGCTGGCGGTCGGCACACATGCCTTAATTCAGGAGGCGGTGGAATATCGGAATTTGGGGCTGGTGGTAATAGACGAGCAGCATCGCTTTGGCGTAGAACAGCGCTTAGCCTTGCGCACCAAGACGCCAGCAGATCGCGTGCCACACCATATTGCCATGACCGCCACGCCGATCCCGCGCACCTTGGCGATGACAATTTATGCTGACTTGGACGTTTCCAGTATTGACGAACTGCCACCGGGCCGAAAGCCCGTCGAGACGGTGGTGATGCCGGCCGCATCAAAACGGAACGATGTGATAGAGCGAGTACGACAAGTGTGCGGAGAAGGTCGGCAAGTTTACTGGGTATGCCCATTGATTGAAGAATCCGACGCACTGGAAGCACAGGCGGCCACGGATACTGCCGAAGAGCTAAGCGAGCGTTTAGATGGCTTGCGTGTTGGCCTGGTGCACGGCCGACTAAAGCCGAAAGAAAAAGAAACCGTGATGGCGCAGTTTCGTGACGCGGAGGTGGATGTGCTGGTGGCGACCACAGTGATTGAGGTCGGTGTGGATGTGCCACGAGCCAGCCTGATGGTCATCGAGAATGCGGAACGCATGGGCCTGGCGCAACTCCATCAGTTGCGTGGGCGTGTCGGTCGTGGCAGTGAGAAGTCGTATTGTATTTTGTTATACCAGCAGCCGCTCAGTCAGCATGCCAAAGCGCGCCTGCAAACCTTGCGTGAGACCAACGATGGTTTTGTGATTGCTGAGAAGGACCTGGAGATTCGTGGTGCAGGTGAACTGCTTGGCACGCGACAAACTGGTAGTATTAGCTTTAAGGTCGCCGACTTGCTCCGAGATCAGGCGCTCTTGCCGCAAATTGAGGGCATTGCCGACCAAATGGTCGCGCAGGCGCCGCAGAATATTGAGCCACTGATCGATCGTTGGGTTGGGGCGAAAGAAGATTACGTTAACGCTTGA
- the ubiA gene encoding 4-hydroxybenzoate octaprenyltransferase: MEKLPHLLALMRFDKPIGWLLLLWPTMIALWLASEGEPSGRLFWIFSAGVIVMRSAGCVINDIADRKIDPLVARTESRPLAAGDVTVTTAIGLFVVLGLIALGLLLMLPSAVWPWSIPALLVTIAYPFMKRVIQAPQLVLGVAFSFGIPMVYVACGHAFDLTFWLLILTNMLWVLIYDTAYAMSDREDDLKIGVKSSAIYFGEHDRQILGILQVVVLFFWLLIMWLQGLSLSFMISILLVTGLFAYQQWLIRHRERGPCFQAFLNNGWVGAILWIGVVVAS; the protein is encoded by the coding sequence ATGGAAAAGTTGCCCCACTTGCTCGCTTTGATGCGATTTGATAAACCCATTGGGTGGTTGTTGTTGCTGTGGCCAACCATGATTGCGTTATGGTTGGCGAGTGAGGGCGAGCCAAGTGGCCGCTTGTTTTGGATTTTTAGCGCGGGCGTGATCGTGATGCGTTCGGCGGGCTGCGTGATTAACGATATTGCGGATCGAAAGATCGATCCGTTGGTCGCGCGTACCGAGTCACGCCCTTTGGCGGCAGGCGATGTCACGGTGACCACTGCGATTGGTTTATTCGTTGTACTCGGTTTGATTGCACTGGGCTTGTTGCTCATGTTGCCGTCAGCTGTATGGCCGTGGTCGATTCCAGCGCTGTTGGTGACCATCGCGTATCCGTTTATGAAGCGCGTAATCCAAGCGCCGCAGTTGGTGCTCGGCGTGGCGTTCTCATTCGGCATCCCAATGGTGTATGTGGCGTGCGGTCATGCCTTTGACTTGACCTTCTGGCTACTGATTCTGACCAATATGCTTTGGGTGCTGATCTACGATACCGCGTATGCTATGTCGGATCGCGAAGACGACCTGAAAATCGGAGTTAAATCCTCAGCTATTTACTTTGGTGAGCACGACCGCCAGATACTCGGCATATTGCAGGTCGTGGTGCTGTTTTTCTGGTTGTTGATCATGTGGCTGCAAGGACTGTCTTTGAGTTTTATGATCAGTATCCTTCTGGTAACTGGCTTGTTTGCGTATCAGCAGTGGTTGATTCGCCATCGTGAGCGAGGCCCCTGTTTTCAAGCGTTTCTGAATAATGGTTGGGTCGGCGCTATCCTCTGGATCGGTGTGGTGGTGGCCAGTTAG
- a CDS encoding sigma-70 family RNA polymerase sigma factor, with protein sequence MLRWTTKLMRDEALMRRFADGDMRAFEALYARHKHALYQFVRRQCDIDAECEEVVQDTWLAVVRTASTYQVSAKFRTWLFRIAHNRLVDYWRSHGYSKRQLMIELDETVHSAQTGSTPGDVSSPLVLTQLLTKLSELPEEQTETLLLRAAGFSYAEIATITDSKQETVKSRLRYATQRMRVTAGVTS encoded by the coding sequence ATGCTGCGATGGACCACCAAACTGATGCGAGACGAGGCGCTGATGCGACGCTTTGCGGATGGTGACATGCGCGCATTCGAGGCGCTGTATGCCCGCCATAAGCACGCTTTGTATCAGTTTGTGCGTCGTCAATGTGATATTGATGCTGAATGTGAGGAGGTGGTGCAGGATACCTGGCTGGCGGTGGTGCGAACCGCGTCGACCTATCAAGTGTCTGCCAAGTTTCGGACTTGGCTGTTTCGTATCGCGCATAATCGATTGGTCGATTATTGGCGCAGTCATGGCTACAGCAAGCGGCAGCTGATGATCGAGTTAGATGAAACAGTCCATTCAGCGCAGACAGGCTCAACGCCGGGTGACGTGAGTTCGCCTTTGGTATTAACGCAGTTATTAACCAAGCTGAGCGAGCTGCCCGAGGAACAAACAGAAACCTTGCTTTTGCGTGCTGCCGGATTCAGCTACGCCGAAATCGCCACCATCACGGACAGCAAGCAAGAGACGGTTAAAAGCCGATTGCGCTACGCAACTCAGCGCATGCGTGTGACCGCAGGAGTGACATCATGA
- a CDS encoding energy transducer TonB, translated as MQVLHRIALPFINATFITLGLLAAMYSLVHIDGPTLLPVKTPPVLRFTPIPEDSEVNLRHVKPKVPELIDDIPPMVKKDWPIDADIDDITPTWIDVPPPPKGTLDVPASNQLTMAMGFPPVYPARAITSGTEGYAVVGFSVSPAGEVFDAYVIESEPGTVFDRAALNAIKKFRYRARTVNGKPVATAGQQYMFRFELER; from the coding sequence ATGCAGGTACTTCATAGGATTGCTTTGCCTTTTATAAATGCCACGTTCATTACGCTGGGCTTGTTAGCAGCCATGTATTCACTGGTACACATTGATGGTCCAACTTTGTTACCTGTTAAGACGCCACCAGTACTGCGCTTTACGCCGATCCCCGAGGACTCAGAGGTCAATCTCCGTCATGTTAAACCGAAGGTGCCTGAGCTCATTGATGACATTCCGCCGATGGTAAAAAAAGATTGGCCGATAGACGCGGATATTGATGATATTACGCCAACCTGGATTGACGTGCCGCCGCCACCAAAAGGTACGCTCGATGTTCCTGCGTCTAACCAGCTGACCATGGCGATGGGTTTTCCACCCGTGTATCCAGCTCGAGCGATTACAAGCGGCACCGAAGGGTATGCGGTGGTTGGTTTTAGCGTGAGTCCTGCAGGTGAAGTGTTTGACGCCTATGTGATTGAGTCCGAGCCCGGCACCGTATTCGACCGCGCCGCGTTAAACGCGATCAAAAAGTTTCGTTATCGTGCACGCACCGTGAACGGCAAACCGGTGGCGACAGCCGGACAGCAATATATGTTTCGCTTTGAATTGGAGCGATGA
- a CDS encoding GNAT family N-acetyltransferase — protein MQIRPALDSDWSQLWSVIRPIVREGKTYAYDRTMSEQDAKHLWLALPRRTFVCVEGDQALGTYYLKTNHAGGGAHVCNCGYMVSPAVRGKGIASKLCAHSQHIAKQLGYLAMQFNFVVSSNEVAVRLWQKLGFDVVGTLPNAFNHPELGYVDALVMFKELEQEA, from the coding sequence ATGCAAATACGCCCAGCTTTAGACTCGGACTGGTCACAATTGTGGTCAGTCATTCGACCCATCGTTCGTGAAGGAAAGACTTACGCGTATGACCGAACGATGTCCGAGCAAGACGCTAAGCACCTTTGGCTAGCGTTGCCTCGGCGTACTTTTGTTTGCGTAGAGGGCGATCAGGCATTGGGTACGTATTACCTGAAAACTAATCATGCTGGCGGTGGCGCCCATGTTTGTAATTGCGGGTACATGGTTTCACCGGCCGTGCGGGGTAAAGGTATCGCAAGCAAACTCTGTGCGCACTCCCAACACATCGCCAAACAACTCGGCTACCTTGCGATGCAGTTCAACTTTGTGGTGTCTAGCAATGAGGTCGCGGTCAGATTGTGGCAGAAGTTGGGTTTTGATGTAGTCGGAACATTACCAAACGCATTTAATCATCCAGAATTGGGTTACGTAGACGCCCTGGTTATGTTTAAGGAGTTGGAACAGGAAGCGTAG
- a CDS encoding GNAT family N-acetyltransferase gives MNIRKVDPSEAPHISALAIRSKAHWGYDEQFMASCANELSHTPIQIDDAAVVYRLAEANGVVTGFYKLEDLNKDVIVLDALFVDPNVIGAGVGRALLTHALDTAKQFGARYVEAQSDPYAEGFYRAMGANVVGRAESGSIPGRFLPTIRFDLS, from the coding sequence ATGAATATTCGAAAAGTCGATCCATCCGAAGCCCCGCACATTTCGGCGCTGGCTATTCGCTCCAAGGCGCACTGGGGTTACGACGAGCAGTTTATGGCAAGTTGTGCCAACGAGCTGTCGCATACGCCAATACAGATTGACGATGCCGCCGTGGTGTACCGACTGGCAGAGGCCAATGGCGTTGTTACCGGCTTCTACAAGTTGGAAGACTTAAATAAAGATGTGATTGTGCTCGACGCTCTGTTCGTGGATCCAAACGTCATTGGTGCTGGTGTAGGTCGGGCCTTACTAACGCATGCCCTTGATACCGCTAAACAATTTGGTGCCCGCTACGTTGAAGCGCAAAGCGACCCGTATGCTGAAGGGTTTTATCGCGCTATGGGCGCGAACGTCGTTGGCCGGGCTGAGTCGGGCAGTATCCCTGGCCGCTTCTTACCGACTATTCGGTTTGATTTGAGTTAA
- the creC gene encoding two-component system sensor histidine kinase CreC produces MKSPLKISYGLRAFGIYFVILGSLIWFTLDNAIERLNDGMRQSAESVLVDLAHVIASFVEDQIIETQAGEADANHLTAATKQLERVNNLLKSREFAAQIYRVTKTTVDSQVYITDAKGIIVYDSTGQNLGQDFSRWRDVRLTLEGKYGARTSFMDRQFTEPDDPKIMIVAAPIQLHDKTLGVVSVVKPIASLEGHLLTESKQLQRYAFLLLGLALVLGYLLSLWFTRSLNKIAAYANNMADGKQVQQPVLRDARLTELAKAISHLRSQLDGKEYVENYIHSLTHELKTPITSIRGATELLREDMPEADRANFLRNIQNSNQRMSRLVDRMLSLAKLEGLTELVSTEEFDAIPTIQRLLRERETLLAEKDVRIQLDTSAPFLCTGDRVLIGQAIANLLDNAIAFSHPSTALTITLSHYNDQYRIEIRNQGDPIPDFALPKLYDRFFSLPRPNPESSASKSTGLGLSFVKEIMKLHHGEVQVFNVTGGVTAVLSW; encoded by the coding sequence GTGAAATCACCTCTAAAAATAAGTTACGGACTGCGCGCATTTGGCATTTATTTTGTCATTCTTGGTAGCCTGATTTGGTTTACCCTGGATAACGCCATTGAACGTTTGAATGATGGTATGCGCCAGTCGGCAGAGAGCGTGCTGGTCGATCTGGCGCACGTTATCGCCAGCTTTGTTGAAGATCAAATTATCGAAACCCAAGCTGGCGAGGCCGACGCCAATCATCTAACCGCCGCAACCAAACAACTAGAACGCGTAAACAACCTATTAAAAAGCCGCGAGTTTGCCGCGCAGATTTATCGTGTCACCAAAACCACCGTGGATTCGCAGGTGTATATCACCGACGCCAAGGGCATCATCGTCTACGATTCGACCGGGCAAAATTTGGGGCAAGATTTTTCGCGCTGGCGAGATGTCCGTCTAACGCTGGAAGGTAAATACGGCGCACGCACGTCGTTTATGGACCGCCAATTCACCGAGCCAGACGATCCCAAAATCATGATTGTGGCGGCCCCCATTCAGTTGCACGATAAGACCCTCGGCGTGGTCAGCGTGGTTAAACCAATTGCGAGCCTGGAAGGACATCTGCTTACTGAGTCCAAACAGTTGCAACGTTATGCCTTTCTGTTACTCGGCCTGGCATTGGTGCTCGGCTACTTGCTGTCGCTGTGGTTCACGCGTTCCTTAAACAAGATTGCCGCCTATGCCAACAACATGGCCGATGGCAAACAAGTACAGCAGCCAGTATTGCGTGATGCGCGACTAACAGAACTGGCTAAAGCAATCTCTCACCTACGCAGTCAGTTAGATGGCAAGGAGTATGTTGAAAACTACATCCACAGCCTGACGCACGAATTAAAAACCCCCATCACCAGCATTCGTGGCGCCACCGAACTGTTACGTGAAGACATGCCGGAAGCCGACCGCGCCAACTTTTTACGGAACATCCAAAACTCCAACCAACGTATGTCGCGATTGGTGGATCGCATGTTGTCACTGGCAAAACTGGAGGGCCTAACAGAACTGGTTTCCACCGAAGAGTTTGATGCCATCCCCACCATTCAGCGCTTGCTACGCGAACGTGAAACCTTACTCGCCGAGAAAGACGTACGCATCCAGCTGGACACCTCCGCGCCGTTTCTTTGCACCGGCGACCGGGTGCTCATCGGGCAGGCAATCGCCAATTTACTCGACAACGCAATTGCCTTTAGCCATCCGTCCACGGCACTGACGATCACCTTAAGCCATTACAACGACCAGTACCGAATCGAAATACGCAATCAAGGCGACCCCATCCCTGACTTCGCCCTACCGAAGCTCTACGACCGCTTTTTCTCACTACCCCGCCCAAACCCCGAAAGCAGCGCCAGCAAAAGCACCGGCCTCGGTTTGAGCTTCGTCAAAGAAATTATGAAGCTGCACCACGGCGAGGTACAGGTGTTCAATGTGACTGGTGGTGTGACCGCAGTGTTGAGTTGGTAG
- the creB gene encoding two-component system response regulator CreB has product MNQTILLVEDEKEIADTLTYALASEQFNPLWVANGHDAMQALSAQAIALCVLDVGLPDANGFELLKSIRQSDTQNRQVPVIFLTARSEEIDRIVGLEIGADDYVCKPFSPREVVARVKVVLKRLERQPSEVEPAHPEFEHKETQRSILHAGVALDLTRAEYALMATFLAQPGRVFSRRQLIERIWSSNHPSDDRAIDTHIKTLRAKLKSLNPHKEFIVTHRGFGYSLEA; this is encoded by the coding sequence TTGAATCAGACCATATTACTCGTGGAAGACGAGAAAGAAATTGCCGACACCCTGACCTACGCCTTGGCCTCGGAACAGTTCAATCCACTCTGGGTCGCCAACGGCCATGACGCCATGCAGGCATTGAGTGCACAAGCGATTGCGTTGTGTGTGTTGGATGTTGGTTTGCCCGACGCAAACGGTTTTGAGCTGCTCAAATCTATCCGACAATCGGATACCCAAAATCGCCAGGTACCGGTTATATTTCTCACTGCCCGCAGTGAAGAAATTGATCGCATCGTGGGCCTGGAAATTGGTGCCGACGATTACGTCTGCAAACCGTTCAGTCCACGCGAAGTGGTGGCACGGGTCAAGGTTGTCCTGAAACGGCTCGAACGTCAGCCCAGTGAGGTCGAACCGGCCCACCCGGAATTTGAACACAAAGAAACACAGCGCTCGATTTTGCACGCGGGCGTGGCATTGGATTTGACCCGAGCAGAATACGCGCTGATGGCAACCTTTCTGGCGCAACCCGGTCGCGTGTTCTCACGTCGTCAATTGATCGAACGGATCTGGTCCAGCAACCACCCGTCCGATGATCGTGCCATCGACACCCATATCAAAACGCTGCGCGCCAAACTCAAATCACTTAATCCTCACAAGGAGTTCATCGTGACGCACCGCGGGTTTGGCTACAGTTTAGAGGCTTAG
- a CDS encoding nucleotide-binding protein — translation MRSILVVNPKGGCGKTTIATNLATYYSVWGMSTALVDLDPQQSSMDWVKARPDSENPIQGFNGLTGKIYPEEGTERVIYDCPARTDSAKVARLIKLVDVVIIPVMPSAIDMRVAAKFIADIVGKVRANNSHAILGVVANRAQKNYHSYAALLDFLKALEVPFVGTIRNSQNYVKAADTGVGIFEMPIAEVKPDMKEWEPIINWVEGKRVLK, via the coding sequence ATGCGTTCCATCTTAGTCGTAAACCCGAAAGGCGGGTGCGGTAAAACCACCATCGCAACCAATCTGGCAACATACTACTCCGTGTGGGGTATGTCGACCGCATTGGTTGATTTGGATCCCCAGCAATCCAGCATGGATTGGGTGAAAGCGCGGCCGGATTCGGAAAACCCAATTCAGGGTTTTAACGGGCTAACTGGCAAGATTTACCCAGAAGAAGGCACTGAGCGTGTGATCTATGATTGTCCAGCGCGGACTGACAGTGCCAAAGTTGCACGGTTGATTAAGCTGGTGGACGTAGTGATTATTCCGGTAATGCCAAGTGCCATTGATATGCGCGTGGCCGCCAAGTTTATTGCCGACATCGTCGGAAAAGTACGTGCCAATAACTCGCACGCCATTCTGGGTGTGGTGGCTAATCGTGCGCAAAAAAATTACCACAGCTATGCTGCCTTGTTGGATTTTCTTAAAGCGCTGGAGGTGCCGTTTGTGGGCACTATTCGCAATTCACAAAATTATGTGAAAGCGGCTGACACTGGGGTTGGTATATTCGAGATGCCGATTGCCGAGGTCAAGCCAGATATGAAGGAGTGGGAACCAATTATCAACTGGGTCGAAGGCAAGCGGGTTTTGAAATAA